A part of Citrifermentans bremense genomic DNA contains:
- a CDS encoding OmpA family protein yields MKKITSCICMMVLAVMALASTAQAGERAGAFSISPFVGGYVFDDNDQAWFRQNRPLGGLRLGYDFTDHFAAELVGTYMKGEYKATEHNVGVYSYRLDLLYNILADSPIVPYLAFGGGGTTIRQRGPNSHDGTVDAGGGVKFFMTDDFALRADARHIVDFQSNHLSRDHARNWEYSLGLSWLFGGRERAAAPAKAAAAPAEQPAAVTPAPAPEPPLEVPAAEPMPGHYKYCITLQGEFDIDKAVIRPEYKDEIAQVGNFMKKYPTTTAVIEGHTDNVGSYNHNMDLSQRRAEAVVNYLVEQYGIERSRLSAKGYGFTRPIADNATDEGKQKNRRIEAVIDCAFDVQQVTPPERLCMSLVLDFDPGKAEVKPQYRNEIAKVADYMKRYNTTTAVIEGHTDNTGSPDQNMKLSQQRAQNVVNYLVDNFGIERSRLSAKGYGATRRISYNNTPEGRQKNRRINAVIDCVVTK; encoded by the coding sequence ATGAAAAAAATTACCAGCTGTATCTGCATGATGGTCCTGGCCGTGATGGCGCTGGCCAGCACCGCGCAGGCCGGGGAAAGGGCGGGGGCATTTTCCATATCCCCCTTTGTCGGCGGCTACGTCTTCGATGACAACGACCAGGCCTGGTTCCGGCAGAATCGCCCCCTGGGCGGCTTGCGGTTGGGTTATGACTTCACCGATCATTTCGCGGCGGAGTTGGTGGGTACTTACATGAAAGGGGAATACAAGGCGACGGAGCACAACGTCGGCGTCTACTCCTACCGTCTCGACCTCCTCTACAACATCCTGGCCGACTCTCCCATCGTCCCCTACCTTGCTTTCGGCGGCGGCGGAACCACCATCAGGCAAAGGGGCCCCAACTCCCATGACGGCACCGTCGACGCGGGGGGCGGCGTGAAGTTCTTCATGACTGACGATTTCGCCCTGAGGGCGGATGCCCGTCATATCGTCGACTTTCAAAGCAACCACCTAAGCCGCGACCATGCCCGTAACTGGGAATATTCTCTCGGTCTTAGCTGGCTCTTCGGCGGCAGGGAACGCGCTGCGGCTCCCGCCAAGGCCGCTGCCGCTCCGGCCGAGCAACCGGCTGCGGTCACTCCCGCCCCTGCCCCCGAGCCCCCGCTCGAGGTACCGGCAGCCGAGCCGATGCCGGGCCACTACAAGTACTGCATCACCCTGCAGGGTGAGTTCGACATCGACAAGGCGGTTATCCGTCCCGAGTATAAGGACGAGATCGCCCAGGTCGGCAACTTCATGAAGAAGTACCCGACCACCACCGCCGTCATCGAAGGGCACACCGACAACGTCGGCTCCTACAACCACAACATGGACCTCTCCCAGCGCCGCGCCGAAGCGGTGGTGAACTACCTGGTCGAGCAGTACGGGATCGAGCGCTCCCGCCTCTCCGCCAAAGGGTACGGTTTCACCCGCCCGATCGCTGACAACGCGACCGATGAGGGGAAACAGAAAAACCGTCGCATCGAGGCAGTCATCGACTGCGCCTTCGACGTGCAGCAGGTGACTCCTCCGGAAAGGCTCTGCATGTCGCTCGTGCTCGATTTCGACCCCGGCAAGGCCGAGGTGAAGCCGCAGTACCGCAATGAGATCGCCAAAGTGGCCGATTACATGAAACGCTACAACACCACCACCGCCGTGATCGAGGGGCATACCGACAACACCGGGTCCCCGGACCAGAACATGAAGCTTTCGCAGCAGCGCGCCCAGAACGTGGTCAACTACCTGGTGGACAACTTCGGCATCGAGCGCAGCCGGCTTTCCGCCAAGGGGTACGGCGCGACCCGCCGCATCAGCTACAACAACACGCCTGAAGGTCGCCAGAAAAACCGCAGGATCAACGCCGTCATCGACTGCGTCGTCACGAAGTAG
- a CDS encoding rhodanese-like domain-containing protein: protein MNRDLAVSAEWLRERIKAGEALFLIELRRAGDVDLTLFKVREALQLTDDEARRHPPEVPEGRTVVVCSAAPGDEPALELARALTERGLEAHVLSGGKNAYLAAGLPVDEIEQGREMTRSRGL, encoded by the coding sequence ATGAATCGCGATCTGGCTGTGAGCGCGGAGTGGCTCCGGGAGCGGATCAAGGCGGGCGAAGCGCTGTTCCTGATTGAACTACGGCGAGCTGGCGACGTCGACCTCACCTTGTTCAAGGTACGGGAAGCCCTGCAGTTGACCGACGACGAGGCACGCAGGCATCCCCCCGAGGTGCCTGAGGGGCGCACCGTGGTGGTCTGCAGCGCGGCGCCTGGAGACGAGCCCGCGCTGGAACTGGCTCGGGCCCTAACTGAGCGCGGCCTTGAAGCCCACGTTCTGTCGGGCGGGAAGAATGCCTACCTTGCGGCTGGGCTTCCGGTCGACGAGATCGAGCAGGGGCGGGAGATGACCCGGTCGCGCGGCCTTTAG
- the flgM gene encoding flagellar biosynthesis anti-sigma factor FlgM yields the protein MNIVDQTGLTPLQQVQEKEAKSAAAKGSTAVHRQGVDVVEISSALEQQNTVQLEQLQEQRIASIKSQLQAGSYQVDSRLVAQKMLSGDSI from the coding sequence ATGAACATTGTCGATCAAACAGGGCTCACGCCGCTGCAGCAGGTACAGGAAAAGGAAGCAAAGTCAGCAGCGGCCAAGGGTAGTACGGCTGTGCACCGCCAGGGAGTAGACGTGGTCGAGATCTCGTCGGCGCTGGAGCAGCAGAACACCGTGCAGTTGGAACAGCTGCAGGAGCAGCGGATAGCGTCGATCAAATCGCAGCTCCAGGCAGGCAGCTACCAGGTTGATTCCAGGCTGGTGGCGCAGAAGATGCTTTCAGGAGACTCGATCTAA